A window from Exiguobacterium marinum DSM 16307 encodes these proteins:
- a CDS encoding GNAT family protein: MNIVRQPIRQIDEIEYEHFQKYGENSYGVSAEELKGIFEEMGTEQLYHAKEHSYGEDFYYDLMVDDELVGKVLLLKLARVYQLDLMVFDPYKNKGYATEGLRLALLDSELLDGQTVRAGIPPTSPHQQEMQQVLLRNGFEKRNGLYYLNFKKRYVVNH; the protein is encoded by the coding sequence ATGAACATCGTGCGTCAACCTATTCGCCAAATTGATGAGATCGAATATGAACACTTTCAAAAATACGGAGAAAACTCATATGGTGTTTCTGCCGAAGAGTTGAAAGGCATCTTTGAAGAGATGGGGACAGAACAACTCTATCACGCAAAAGAGCACAGCTATGGAGAAGACTTTTATTATGATTTGATGGTCGACGACGAACTTGTCGGTAAAGTATTGTTGCTCAAGCTTGCTAGAGTATATCAACTCGACCTGATGGTGTTTGATCCGTATAAAAATAAAGGGTATGCGACTGAAGGGCTACGTCTTGCCTTACTAGATTCGGAGTTATTAGACGGACAGACCGTCCGCGCTGGCATTCCACCAACGAGTCCTCACCAACAAGAGATGCAACAAGTCCTTTTGCGAAATGGATTCGAAAAGCGGAACGGCCTGTATTATTTAAATTTTAAGAAACGATATGTAGT
- a CDS encoding cation diffusion facilitator family transporter: METTNHPPKALKGAIVSITTYLILSIVKVFFGYLYESEAVLADGFNNTTDIIASVAVYIGIRVAAFPRDAEHKYGHAKMETISALVASLIMVAVGIFVFFNSLSNLIGGEYAEPNPLAAVVALVSALVMFAVYRFNLNLSKKTKSLALKAAAKDNLADAMISIGATLGVLFAYFQLPWMDTVLAVVIAGMIIRTAIQIFLDATHQLSDGFPPHLVESYEETIEQFERVKEVREIKGRHLGNHVMLDVTIAVDGDLTVDSAHELCDEIERKLDEQHAVDSVHIHIEPI; the protein is encoded by the coding sequence ATGGAAACGACAAATCATCCACCAAAAGCGCTCAAAGGAGCGATTGTATCGATCACAACCTATTTGATCTTATCTATAGTAAAAGTATTTTTTGGTTATCTATATGAATCTGAGGCTGTGCTAGCCGATGGATTCAACAATACGACAGATATTATCGCGTCGGTCGCCGTATATATCGGAATTCGGGTTGCGGCTTTTCCTCGAGACGCTGAACATAAATACGGACACGCGAAGATGGAAACAATCTCGGCGTTGGTTGCTTCATTGATCATGGTTGCAGTCGGTATCTTTGTATTCTTCAATAGCCTGTCTAACTTAATCGGAGGAGAATATGCAGAACCGAACCCATTAGCAGCCGTCGTCGCGTTAGTCAGTGCGCTCGTCATGTTCGCTGTATATCGCTTCAATTTGAATCTTTCGAAGAAAACAAAATCACTGGCGCTAAAGGCAGCGGCGAAAGATAACTTGGCAGATGCGATGATTTCGATTGGGGCAACACTCGGTGTTCTATTCGCATATTTTCAGCTCCCTTGGATGGACACGGTTTTGGCAGTTGTCATTGCCGGTATGATTATCCGCACAGCGATACAAATCTTCTTAGATGCCACACATCAACTCTCAGATGGGTTCCCGCCACATCTTGTGGAATCATATGAGGAGACAATCGAACAGTTCGAACGGGTGAAAGAAGTCCGTGAAATCAAAGGACGACATTTAGGGAATCACGTGATGCTCGACGTGACAATTGCAGTTGATGGGGATTTGACGGTGGATTCGGCTCATGAATTGTGTGACGAAATCGAACGGAAACTGGATGAACAACATGCTGTCGACTCGGTTCATATTCATATTGAACCGATATGA
- a CDS encoding class I SAM-dependent methyltransferase: protein MYIVTTCLRPTDEVLSRAHRYAAEYKLKFVDRRKHSIDELKKRHHQDVLVFDKRRVEYTPLHSTEPFFFHPSSSVFRVKQLSRGGTDPLIDALQAKPGDRMLDCTLGLGSDSIVMSHAVGTTGKMVGIESQFITAQLVREGMAVWVEKDEHVTEAMRRIEVVHANSLDYLKTCAENSFDCIYFDPMFEKTISESVHLNPLRSIADTSPLTQELIAEAKRVAKKRIVLKAHFESDTFERYGFTHIKRKTSKFHYGYIDLESKSI from the coding sequence ATGTATATCGTAACCACCTGTTTACGCCCGACAGACGAAGTTTTGTCTCGGGCGCATAGATATGCTGCAGAGTACAAGTTGAAGTTTGTCGATCGACGCAAACATTCGATTGATGAGCTGAAGAAACGCCATCACCAAGATGTACTTGTATTTGATAAACGACGCGTCGAATACACACCACTGCACAGTACAGAACCATTCTTTTTTCATCCTTCTAGCTCGGTCTTTCGAGTGAAACAACTTAGTCGTGGTGGAACAGATCCACTCATTGATGCATTACAAGCTAAACCGGGTGATCGAATGTTAGATTGTACGCTCGGTCTGGGATCGGACAGCATCGTCATGAGCCATGCAGTCGGCACAACAGGAAAAATGGTCGGAATCGAAAGTCAATTTATCACGGCGCAACTCGTTCGAGAAGGCATGGCCGTTTGGGTAGAAAAAGATGAGCATGTGACTGAGGCGATGCGCCGCATTGAGGTCGTTCACGCCAATTCACTCGACTATTTGAAAACGTGTGCGGAAAATTCGTTTGATTGTATTTACTTTGATCCGATGTTTGAAAAAACGATTTCAGAATCGGTTCATTTGAACCCACTTCGCTCGATCGCTGACACTTCTCCTCTCACTCAAGAGTTGATTGCAGAAGCAAAACGAGTAGCCAAGAAACGAATTGTCTTGAAGGCGCATTTTGAGAGCGATACCTTTGAACGCTATGGTTTCACTCATATAAAACGTAAAACGTCGAAGTTCCATTACGGATATATCGACTTGGAGTCTAAGTCTATTTAG
- a CDS encoding immune inhibitor A domain-containing protein — protein sequence MKKRSIRRTTLAALMTSAMTVSIVPAAGAAPLAVAPPGPATSELAPFDHNIIDEDRLAKALEKRGVIKKGLSASERMKAVDAYISKKQGAAKDPHKHDEKLNEKASKAKEKVHTQFEKETERILDKAKKGQANYRKGKPNGQVKVSPAQQSAYNGAVREDKVLVLLVEYSDFKHNNIIQEPGYMYSDNFSKEHYENYMFGDKSFELFNGEKVRTFKQYYEEQSGGSYTVDGEVSEWLTVPGTAKDYGADKGDGGHDNVGPGPRQLVKDALNAAVASGIDLAEHDQYDLYDLDGDGDFNEPDGLVDHLMIIHAGTGQEAGGGALGDDAVWSHRWVLDGVYPVADTEATVPYWGGKMAAYDYTIQPEDGAVGVFAHEFGHDLGLPDEYDTQYTGQGEPVQSWSIMSGGSWAGKVAGTEPTSFSPQNKEYFQKIMGGNWANITEVDLEDINSQGFVSQLDQSVTKSNNPGIVKVNLPDKKIKGIEPAYGDRYYYSTKGDDIHTEMATPSVKLGADGVLTFDSFYEVESDYDYLYIKALSGGQEVVLDVFGDDVNGANEAGYPAETTNGAWVNKSYDLSQFAGQDVQIVFEYVTDGGVAMKGFAVDNLSIKSESTTLFADDAEGAEAVTLDGFVSSDGYDSKPHYYYLEWRNHAGSDMGLLNGRGVKYNTGLVVWYGDDSYTDNWVGVHPGEGFLGVVDSHPQALIGNLNGQQTVTGSTRYQIADAAFSLDKTLAWYIDSPSRGIYDYKAQAGVKQFNDANSYINSLIPDAGRKLPQYGLVIDVVGEAKDNSAGAVWIRTK from the coding sequence ATGAAAAAACGTTCTATTCGTCGAACGACACTCGCGGCTCTCATGACTTCTGCCATGACAGTCAGTATCGTTCCGGCTGCAGGTGCTGCCCCTTTAGCGGTTGCGCCACCCGGTCCGGCAACGAGCGAACTCGCTCCGTTCGACCACAACATTATCGACGAAGACCGTCTCGCGAAAGCGCTCGAGAAACGGGGCGTCATCAAAAAGGGGTTATCTGCATCTGAACGTATGAAAGCGGTCGACGCATATATCTCGAAAAAGCAAGGTGCAGCAAAAGATCCACATAAGCATGATGAAAAACTGAATGAAAAGGCTTCAAAAGCAAAAGAGAAGGTACATACTCAATTCGAAAAAGAAACAGAACGAATTCTCGACAAAGCGAAAAAAGGACAAGCGAACTATCGAAAAGGAAAACCAAATGGTCAAGTAAAAGTATCCCCTGCACAACAGTCTGCATACAACGGAGCTGTTCGTGAAGACAAAGTCCTCGTCCTTCTCGTCGAGTATAGCGACTTCAAACACAACAACATCATCCAAGAACCGGGCTATATGTATAGTGATAATTTCAGTAAAGAACATTACGAGAACTATATGTTTGGTGACAAGTCATTCGAACTCTTCAATGGAGAGAAAGTCCGGACGTTCAAACAGTATTATGAAGAACAATCAGGTGGAAGCTACACAGTTGATGGTGAAGTTTCTGAATGGTTGACCGTTCCAGGGACTGCGAAAGACTATGGGGCGGACAAAGGTGATGGTGGACACGATAACGTCGGGCCTGGTCCACGTCAACTCGTCAAAGATGCGTTGAATGCAGCGGTCGCATCTGGTATCGACCTCGCAGAGCACGACCAATATGACCTTTACGACTTAGATGGAGACGGCGATTTCAACGAGCCGGACGGTCTCGTCGATCACTTGATGATTATCCACGCAGGTACTGGTCAAGAAGCTGGTGGCGGTGCGCTTGGTGACGATGCGGTTTGGTCACACCGCTGGGTTCTCGACGGTGTATATCCAGTAGCCGACACAGAAGCTACAGTTCCTTACTGGGGCGGAAAAATGGCTGCGTACGATTATACGATTCAACCTGAAGATGGCGCAGTCGGAGTCTTCGCACACGAATTTGGACATGATCTCGGTCTTCCAGATGAGTACGATACGCAGTACACAGGTCAAGGTGAGCCGGTACAGTCATGGTCTATCATGAGTGGCGGTAGCTGGGCCGGTAAAGTCGCAGGTACGGAACCGACAAGCTTCTCACCACAAAACAAAGAGTACTTCCAAAAAATCATGGGTGGAAACTGGGCGAACATCACAGAAGTCGACCTTGAAGACATCAACTCACAAGGGTTCGTCTCACAACTCGACCAGTCTGTGACGAAATCAAACAACCCAGGCATCGTCAAAGTCAACCTTCCTGATAAGAAGATAAAAGGAATCGAACCAGCTTATGGCGATCGCTATTACTACTCGACAAAGGGTGACGACATCCACACAGAGATGGCGACACCAAGTGTGAAACTCGGTGCTGACGGAGTCCTCACATTCGATTCATTCTATGAAGTCGAATCTGACTATGATTACTTGTACATTAAAGCCCTCAGCGGTGGTCAAGAAGTCGTTCTCGATGTATTCGGTGACGACGTCAACGGTGCAAACGAAGCAGGTTACCCTGCTGAGACGACGAACGGTGCATGGGTCAACAAATCATACGACCTCTCACAATTTGCTGGACAAGATGTTCAAATCGTCTTTGAATACGTGACAGACGGCGGCGTCGCGATGAAAGGCTTCGCAGTCGACAACTTGTCAATCAAATCAGAATCAACAACGCTCTTCGCAGATGATGCGGAAGGCGCTGAAGCCGTCACTCTCGATGGATTCGTTTCTTCAGACGGATACGATTCAAAACCACACTACTACTACCTCGAGTGGCGTAACCATGCCGGGTCGGATATGGGTCTTCTCAACGGCCGTGGCGTGAAATACAACACAGGTCTAGTCGTATGGTACGGTGATGACTCGTATACAGACAACTGGGTCGGTGTCCACCCTGGTGAAGGCTTCCTCGGTGTCGTCGATTCACATCCACAAGCGCTTATCGGTAACTTGAATGGACAACAGACAGTGACAGGTAGCACACGTTACCAAATCGCTGACGCTGCATTCAGTCTCGATAAGACGCTCGCTTGGTATATCGATTCACCAAGTCGTGGTATCTATGACTACAAAGCACAAGCTGGCGTGAAGCAGTTCAATGATGCGAATTCGTACATCAACTCACTCATTCCAGATGCAGGACGTAAACTCCCGCAATACGGCCTTGTCATTGACGTAGTCGGTGAAGCGAAAGACAACTCTGCAGGTGCTGTGTGGATCCGAACAAAATAA
- a CDS encoding queuosine precursor transporter: MLNEWLWIPSAILTLGLLVVSYKLFGRVGLYAWIAMASVVANIQVTQQIVIGGYIFTLGNIVYGSLYLATDILNEKYGRAVARKGVWLGFFILIVSTVLMQYALLYEPFEEALFMHESFEALFSMLPLITLGSLAAYLVSQLFDVFVYSKIRAKTGEKKLWLRTTGSTVLSQLIDTFTFCIIAFWGMEWDIWWNIFITTYVAKFVIAWMATPFMYYAKRTNPQDETKQDAA; this comes from the coding sequence ATGCTAAACGAATGGTTATGGATTCCTTCCGCCATCCTTACACTCGGTCTTCTCGTCGTTAGCTACAAATTATTTGGTCGGGTCGGACTATACGCTTGGATTGCGATGGCTTCTGTCGTCGCAAATATTCAAGTCACGCAACAGATTGTAATTGGCGGATACATTTTTACGCTCGGTAACATCGTCTACGGTTCGCTTTACTTAGCGACGGACATTTTGAATGAAAAATACGGGCGAGCAGTTGCCCGAAAAGGGGTATGGCTCGGATTTTTCATTTTGATCGTCTCAACGGTACTCATGCAGTACGCCCTTTTGTATGAACCGTTTGAAGAGGCGCTCTTCATGCACGAGAGTTTTGAGGCACTCTTCTCGATGCTACCATTGATCACACTCGGTAGCCTTGCCGCCTATTTAGTCTCTCAGTTGTTCGATGTCTTCGTCTATTCGAAAATTCGCGCAAAAACGGGCGAGAAAAAGCTATGGCTCCGGACAACCGGTTCGACCGTATTATCTCAATTGATTGATACGTTCACGTTCTGTATTATCGCTTTCTGGGGGATGGAATGGGACATTTGGTGGAATATCTTTATCACGACGTACGTGGCGAAGTTTGTAATTGCATGGATGGCTACACCATTCATGTATTATGCAAAACGGACAAATCCACAAGACGAAACAAAACAAGATGCTGCATAA
- a CDS encoding PilZ domain-containing protein yields the protein MRYRRQETFRYILPNPRIIPYKLIWGDKELYDGEGLLLNVSSHGLKLRSDYLFPLSNDLQVHFVLDLVPTLQPIELIGYVKHRNQLGTLYDYGIMLDIKMEETQQLVTMIKTYARENK from the coding sequence ATGCGTTATCGCAGACAGGAAACTTTCCGCTATATACTACCAAATCCGCGTATAATTCCTTACAAACTGATTTGGGGAGACAAAGAATTATATGATGGCGAGGGGCTACTTCTCAATGTAAGTTCTCACGGATTAAAATTACGCTCGGATTATCTTTTTCCACTTTCTAATGACTTACAAGTACATTTTGTCCTCGATCTCGTTCCAACTCTCCAACCGATCGAACTGATTGGATACGTTAAACATCGCAATCAATTGGGAACTCTTTATGACTATGGAATCATGCTTGATATAAAAATGGAAGAAACCCAACAACTCGTCACGATGATTAAAACGTATGCACGTGAAAATAAATGA